In a single window of the Methylophaga frappieri genome:
- the hemA gene encoding glutamyl-tRNA reductase, whose translation MHLICFGINHTTAPIALREQFSFDDKALPAALTSLHQQADINEVVIISTCNRTELYCHVDEDYDNGISTWLQQYRSGLYEAVKDSHYQYHDTDAVQHLYRVASGLDSMVLGEPQILGQLKTAYTQSLNAQTLGKSLGRLFQHAFTVAKQVRTDTAIGSSPVSVAFAAVSLSKQIFSNLKQATALLIGAGETIELVARHLQDNGIKRMIIANRSVERAHNLAADVNGYAISLGEMPAHLAEADIVISSTASQLPILGKGMVESALKQRKRRPIFMVDIAVPRDIEPEVGQLEDIYLYCVDDLHDIIEENLQSRRDAARQAEEIIDSQVSHFAGWMRSQDAVPVIRAIRDEAQQHSASVLDKALKQVQQGVPAEQAMAELARTLTNKLLHEPSRQLRLSAFQNDDENLLIMAARQLFNIKD comes from the coding sequence ATGCATCTTATCTGTTTCGGCATCAACCATACCACAGCCCCCATCGCACTTCGCGAACAGTTCAGTTTTGACGATAAGGCGCTGCCTGCTGCATTAACATCGTTGCATCAGCAAGCCGATATTAATGAAGTTGTCATCATCTCTACCTGCAATCGAACTGAACTGTATTGTCATGTCGACGAGGACTATGACAATGGCATCAGCACATGGTTGCAACAATATCGCAGTGGCCTTTACGAAGCGGTTAAAGATAGTCACTATCAATATCATGATACCGATGCGGTTCAGCATTTATATCGAGTGGCTTCCGGCCTGGACTCGATGGTACTGGGTGAACCGCAAATTCTCGGTCAATTAAAAACCGCTTATACGCAGTCTTTAAATGCGCAAACCTTAGGCAAATCGCTGGGTAGACTGTTTCAACATGCTTTTACTGTCGCCAAACAAGTCCGAACAGATACCGCGATTGGCAGCAGTCCGGTTTCGGTAGCTTTTGCTGCAGTTAGTCTCTCCAAACAAATATTCAGCAACCTCAAGCAAGCCACAGCGCTATTAATCGGCGCCGGAGAAACTATTGAACTGGTGGCCCGCCACCTCCAAGACAATGGCATCAAACGCATGATTATTGCCAACCGATCAGTAGAACGGGCACACAACTTAGCCGCCGACGTAAATGGCTATGCGATAAGTTTAGGTGAAATGCCGGCACATCTTGCTGAAGCGGATATTGTCATTAGTTCTACCGCCAGCCAGTTACCGATTTTGGGCAAAGGCATGGTAGAGAGCGCATTGAAACAACGCAAACGCCGACCGATTTTCATGGTCGATATTGCTGTGCCACGCGATATTGAGCCTGAAGTCGGGCAGCTTGAAGATATTTACCTGTATTGCGTCGATGATTTGCACGATATTATCGAAGAAAATCTGCAGTCACGCCGTGATGCTGCGAGACAAGCAGAAGAAATTATTGATAGCCAAGTCAGTCACTTTGCTGGCTGGATGCGCAGTCAGGACGCTGTCCCTGTCATTCGAGCCATTCGCGATGAAGCACAGCAACATAGTGCCAGCGTTCTTGATAAAGCACTTAAACAAGTGCAGCAAGGTGTTCCTGCTGAACAAGCGATGGCGGAATTAGCACGAACGCTGACGAACAAATTACTTCATGAACCCAGCCGACAATTACGTTTATCCGCCTTTCAGAATGATGATGAAAATCTGCTGATCATGGCCGCACGCCAACTCTTTAATATCAAGGATTAA
- a CDS encoding tetratricopeptide repeat protein, with the protein MDLLEQFWFGFRGASRQMVWLVLPFALFACAAKPTQSETNKQPVAEKSAPETPDQEAVTYKPLTPELVYYILTAEIAGQRGAIGIASDMYEQAANSVDSPLLADRAARVATFTRDRARINRALSRWKEVDPNDADVQIMQIPFLIDNQQYSEAIETMDKAIALAPEKTIPYLATFAKQLSEMEDAETALPMMRSLQSYQEQSADTRFAYARLAAHYREWALAHAELDALLEEQPKHEPFLTLQSEILQRTGKPEQALDLIANVAKKPDASAELRFAYGKLLGENGHADEAKAVFEALNLENPDNQDVLFALGLLALEEQDGDTARTYFTEVLRKGDPAQQVGYFMGLAEEMSGNYDAALVWFASVPAESQRFDSAQARYIGLLADQGDMAKARQHLRLLRQERPEQARELYIFEASFLHDEGLSEEAMRVYSEALTAFPDDFELLYSRAMLAESLDDLTLLETDLRRILAIDPDNAQTLNALGYTLTDRTDRHQEALEMIQKALQIKPGDPYYLDSLGWVYYRLGDLEKAETYLRQALAVQDDAEFSAHLGEVVWVQGNRREARKIWQQALEKYPDNDILTETMERFE; encoded by the coding sequence ATGGATTTATTAGAACAGTTTTGGTTCGGTTTTCGCGGAGCATCGCGTCAAATGGTGTGGCTGGTCCTGCCTTTTGCGTTGTTTGCCTGTGCTGCCAAACCGACCCAGAGTGAAACCAATAAACAACCGGTTGCGGAGAAATCTGCGCCTGAAACACCCGATCAAGAAGCGGTTACCTATAAACCTCTGACACCAGAGCTGGTGTATTACATTCTGACGGCAGAAATTGCAGGTCAGCGTGGGGCGATTGGCATTGCCAGCGATATGTATGAACAGGCCGCCAATTCTGTTGACTCACCTTTGTTGGCTGATCGGGCAGCCCGGGTTGCTACATTTACCCGAGATCGTGCGCGTATTAATCGAGCGTTGTCACGCTGGAAAGAAGTCGATCCTAACGATGCGGATGTGCAGATCATGCAAATTCCGTTTTTAATTGATAATCAGCAGTATAGCGAAGCGATTGAGACTATGGATAAGGCGATTGCCTTGGCGCCGGAAAAGACCATCCCATATCTGGCAACTTTTGCTAAACAGCTAAGTGAAATGGAAGATGCTGAGACAGCGCTGCCAATGATGCGGTCTCTTCAGAGTTATCAGGAACAATCAGCAGATACCCGTTTTGCTTATGCGCGGCTTGCTGCGCATTACCGGGAATGGGCGTTGGCGCATGCTGAGCTTGATGCCTTGCTCGAGGAGCAACCGAAACACGAGCCATTTTTGACATTACAGTCTGAAATTCTTCAACGTACTGGCAAGCCTGAGCAGGCGCTTGATTTGATTGCCAACGTTGCCAAGAAACCCGACGCCAGTGCTGAGCTGCGATTTGCTTACGGAAAATTATTGGGTGAAAACGGACATGCGGATGAGGCCAAAGCCGTTTTTGAGGCATTAAATCTCGAAAATCCTGATAATCAAGATGTGTTGTTTGCCTTGGGTCTGCTAGCGCTGGAAGAACAGGATGGCGATACTGCCCGAACCTATTTTACGGAAGTTTTACGTAAGGGCGATCCTGCGCAACAGGTTGGTTATTTCATGGGCTTGGCTGAAGAAATGAGCGGCAATTATGATGCGGCACTGGTCTGGTTTGCTTCGGTCCCAGCAGAAAGTCAGCGGTTTGATAGTGCGCAGGCCCGCTATATTGGTTTACTTGCCGATCAAGGTGATATGGCAAAAGCCCGTCAGCATCTGCGCTTGTTGCGTCAGGAGCGACCTGAACAGGCCCGTGAGCTTTATATATTTGAGGCATCTTTTTTACACGATGAGGGCCTTTCCGAAGAGGCGATGCGCGTTTATTCGGAAGCCTTGACAGCGTTTCCTGATGATTTTGAATTACTGTACAGTCGCGCCATGCTGGCTGAGAGTCTGGATGATTTGACACTGCTGGAAACGGATCTGCGCCGGATTTTGGCCATTGATCCGGATAATGCGCAAACATTAAATGCCCTAGGCTATACCCTGACAGATAGAACGGATCGTCATCAGGAAGCACTGGAGATGATTCAAAAAGCGTTGCAGATTAAACCTGGCGACCCCTACTATCTGGATAGTCTTGGTTGGGTATATTACCGGCTGGGTGATCTGGAAAAGGCGGAAACCTATTTGCGGCAGGCCTTGGCTGTGCAGGATGATGCCGAGTTTAGTGCGCACCTGGGAGAAGTAGTGTGGGTGCAGGGAAATCGCCGCGAGGCCAGAAAAATCTGGCAGCAGGCATTAGAAAAATATCCTGACAATGACATACTCACGGAAACGATGGAACGCTTTGAATGA